ACAAAACCTTCTTTCATCCTCAAATTTCTTACACAACCAGAAACTGCTGTAGTCCTGATCTTTGAGCTTACGTGTCCGGAAGGGACAGTGTATGCTCCTCCTGCTTGAGACAATAACGCCATCGTGTATACACGTTCCTGCAACAATTAAAAACTACACAATCAATCAAAACCATAAACAATCATCTCGGTTTTAATTACAAATCAAAATCCGGATCACCAAACTAGAAACAAGAAAAAATAAAAAGAAATCTGAATACGATATAATCAACAAAACAATTAAGATTCAGAACCTAAGACACGAGAAGAGGAAGAAGGAGGAATCACGCACACGAACCTGAATCTCGTGAAGGGAGAAAGGCAGAGCTTTTCAGAAAGTTCGCATCGGCGACGCCATTTATAATCCTATCAGTGGAGCTGAGCTGTCTCCGCAAGAAAGCGATAAATTATAAATAATGATTAATGATTGTTATAAAAAAGATTCTTTCCCATTTTGCCTCTTACTTCTCCTTTATTCATAAATTCGACACTGTAATTCATAAAACTACCATTATTTGTGATCTAATTTTATGTTACAACTACTATTCAATTTTATTTTTCTCATAATTTTTTTATACGTAAAACATACATAGTCCGTCGTATGTGATTAACAGAAAATGATTTTTTTATTACTTTTATATTTTCCAATGTTTCTGTATATTTTCGAAAATTTGTTACGTTATATATTAACAGCTCAGTTTATGACACATGAATATCAACAAATCATTTCATATACTGAATTATCGTTTTTTATTGAGCCGTCGGATTTTCTTTTTTTTGTACTGTTAAATTATGAACTTCGCATCTCTTTCCAAATAATTTATTAGAACAAAAAGTAGTGAAAATAATGTGTTACTAACCACATTACTTCAAATAAATTACTGCGATATCAAATAACCAAATATCATCATCATAAATCGATATTGGATTGGTTGTGTCCATGAAAAAAGAATTGTTTCTTCGAACAAATATTGGCATCATATGTTAATGTTCCCTACTACAGTATGTTATAAAAAAAATGAATGAAAAACATGTGAATGGGAGATGAATCACCCTAACATTCTGTGTAAATTTTCAGATAGTCCGTATTTGATGAGTCTATCTATATTTACACATATAGACTTTTTCCTTGGCTAAAATAAGATACTATCTATTAGAAACCTTTTGATACTAATATCTGAAAAAAAAAACAAATGAAATTTTGGATCACAATGGAGAAAAAATATAACTATATCCATTCAAGGTTTAGCACAGTGTGTCAAATAAACAAACAAAGATGTGAAAAGGTTTGTTCTCGTGAAGTTCAAAATAAAATATATGCATTAAGTATGAAATATCTATTCAAAAAGTTCTGTAAATGTATTTTTCTACGCCTTTTGTAAGTCCGCAAAATTTTGTAAAACCCAAGTAGTGTTTTAGATAAGATAATACTCCTGTTCTAAAAATCGGTCGTCTGGCCGTCTATGCGCTACAGATCACTCTTTCACTCCGATTTATGTTAAATCGGTTAAAAAAATCGAATTTTTTTCGTCAAGACCGCCTAAATGACCGTCTAGCCGCCTAATATATTTTTTATTATTTTTTTATTATTTTTTTATTTATTTTTTTTTAATAATATTTTTATTTATTTATTTGATCTAAAATTTTATAAATATCATTTACATTCATAATTTTGATGAAAATTACACTATATTAAGTTTATATATTCTATTTATGTGTTTTATACAATCTTAAACATGAAAATATATTAATGTTATATACAATTAAAGATTAACATGTTTTATAATATAGCAAACCATCTAAAAATTTTACTCCGCAAAATTTCTGATTAATCCCCAATTTTTTCTTTAGACGCTAGGCCTAAACCGACAGCCTCAATAGCGTCTAACACGTTTCCGAACGGCGGATAATACCATGGGATCCGTAAACTGTTTTACATATCGATATTCTTGAAAATGTGCCGAAAGAACATGTGCCCTTAGTCTGGGTAATGTATTTTATAAACATCAATTATGGCTGCCACTGAAAAAGCAAGTAGCGGCAGACTGCTTGCGTGTGCATATACGTAAGCAAACAACTCTTGTAAATAAAACACTTCTATGTTATATAGTTATTAAATGTCACTAGAAATGATATTTTATAGAACATTGAATGAATATGATATAAGAACTTATGTATATAACTACTTTGCATTTGTGTATATAATTTTTTTTCCAAGAACAAAAACTATATACACAAAAGCAAATTAGGTAGGTGGACACGTGATTCAAATATCTGGCGGCCATGACTTGTATATGCTCCACATATCAAGCCGTAAACGGAACCCACCTCTACAGTTTCTTGTTGCCTTCCTATCGAAATTCGTCACCATTGTTTCACGAAACTTATCTTAAACCTTTATAATTTAATATTCTCTCTGTTTCAAAATAGTTGATGTTTTGGTTAATGCACAAGAATTAAGACATTCATATTTTATTTAAAAAATAGTACTAAAAATATAAAATAAAATTAATTCAATCAATCATCACAAAAACTATAAAACATCATTAGTTACACATTTTTCAATAAAACTAAAACTAATTGTATAAAATATCAAAACATCGTGTATTTTGAAACATCAAAAAATTTCTAAAACATTATCTATTTCGAAACGGAAAGAGTTTTACCATCCGACATAAGTCAGTCATGTAATCTTAAAGGTATACTAACAAATATGATTGAGGTAGCCGTCAGAATGTGGTTAAACCCGAGTTTGCTTACTTACTATTTAGGAACATTACTTTCATTTTATTACGAAACTCAAACATTCGGAATACAAAAGGAGGAGTTAAACAAACCTCCACAAACAGAAAACAGTACATCATAAAAGATAGCCAAAGTTCTAGGATAGAGAGACAACAAATTCAGAGTGTTACTCGATCAAATGCGTCGCAACAAGGCTCACAACACCGCTAGAAACTTGAAATTTAGTCACTTTGAAATTTGACGTTAACATCTAATCTGTACCTCAGAATATAGTCGAAACAAAATCTGATACATTTTCAGACTGCAACTAACTATTTCTATTTATTTATCTATTATAACTAACTATATCATGTAGAGACAACTAAGACAAGACTACATCTAGCTTAGCCAATATTTAGGTTAGCCAAAAGCTGAGAGCTAGATGCTGATTAGCTTTTTTTTTTAAGTAAACTTTTTCAAAAGACCATAAAATAGATTTTTTTTTTCTTTTACCAAAAGAACACACAAGTAGTAAAAATGATCAAAACAGGATTCATTAAAGAGATAAAAAAATGTTACTATTAATTTATAGATATATAAATATAAATAATTAGTTAACTATAACCTTATCCTTTTTCAATCTAAGTAATGGATCAACCATACGTTAGTAAAAAATGTAGCACTACAGTGAGTTCGAAGTTGCCAAAATATTTTCTCCCTAGGCACTTTAAAAAAAGAAGCAAAGTCACGACATCGAATTGATTGCTCCACAAAATCATTTAAAATATTGAATAACCAAACACATGAAAAACGAGAATAAAGAAGTCAACTATATTATGGAGTTTCGATTTGAAAATAAGATGTGGGCCTGTCAAGTTCCACACTCACCTTCCTAACTGAAATGTTAAAACTCAAAAATACTCACATGATCTTGGATTCATTTATACAGTTCATATTCTCTTTGAGATTATTTCTGAGAAATAGGCCACTGCTATTCTCTTTGCTCTCTTCAAGAAAAAAACATGTAAATAGCTTACATTTTATGTATACTTCTCCTTACAACTACATACAAAACATTATTAAAGAGAAACAAGTTTTAAAGTAACTTCCAATACCACATGTTGCTATAGGCACTTCATTTTCAACGAGGATATAATTCAGTGATTGATGCGTCGTCAATCGACCAAGAGACAGAGTTGCTTTTAGTAGCTGGTTCTGAATCAAGCAGGTCTTTTTTGGGTCTACTCTGAGTGAAAAACTTTGGTTGCTTAGGCACGGGTAAAGTCACAGTGTTACTACTGAGCATCATAACAATGGTCGATAAGGTTGGACGGTTGGCAGGATCTTCTTGAACACATAAAAGACCGATATGGATGCATCGAACCACTTTATTCACCTGGCAATTACGTACGATAACCGGAGCCACAAGTTCTAACGGTGTCTCGTTCCTCCAGAGCCTCCAGGCCTAGAATATTAATCATTCAATATTTTCAACTATTCTTAATTGTAAGAGAGACAAATATGAAACATAACACTCACGTATGTAACCAAGTCTCGTGCTCCCTCTGTCTCAATGAAGCTGCTATTTTTCTTGCTGCTTATAATCTCAAGAACTAACACTCCGAAGCTATATACATCAGATTTCATTGAGTACTGGCCACGCATCGCATACTCAGGAGACATGTAACCACTGCAATCCACAACAAAAGAAATTTTTTAATCTTTTCGAAAAAATTAACTATCAAACTTCAAATTATGTGAAGCTAAGAGGAAGATTTACTAAGTCCCAACTATCCTCCTTGTGTTCTCCTCGGTTTGGTCCATTCCAAATATCCTAGCCATTCCAAAATCCGCAACTTTCGGATTCATATCAGTATCAAGAAGAATATTACTCGCTTTAAGGTCACGGTGTATAATTGTGAGTCTTGAATCTTGATGAAGATATAGAATCCCTCTAGCAATTCCACCAATGATCTTGTACCGGTGATTCCAGTCCAGCTGACTTTCCTTAGCAGGGTCTGCGCACATCCATACATTTCATTTTTACCTCTAAATATATGCAAACTCAAATTTGAAGAATGATTAACGAATCATTGGAACAAAGTATTAAGTGTAAGTGCGTAACTGACCAAAGAGGAAGTAATCAAGGCTTTTGTTAGGCACATACTCGTAGACCAGTATCCTCTCTTTTCCTTCTAGACAAAACCCAAGAAGCCTAACTAAATTTCTGTGCTGAAGCTTTGCAACAACTGCAACCTCGTTCTTAAAATTTGTTTCACCTTGTCCTGAAGTTTTCGACAATCTCTTTACCGCTACTTCAGTCCCATTCGGAAATGTACCCTAACATGTACTACGTTAGGCCCAAGTATAATGAAAATAATACACAAACTCAAGTGCAGTTAGGGAACTAATAGTAGTAGTACTAACCTTGTAAACCTCGCCAAAACCACCTCGACCAATATTGTTACTCTCTGAAAAACCATTTGTCGCAGCTTGAATCATTTTATAGTCCAGTTGCAGCGAGTCTGCGCTTGATATTTCATCTCCTTTTGCACAATAAAAGTATCAGTAAGGAGACAAAAAAAATGTTGATCATTGACACACTAACAAGGAGTAGATAAAGATTGTTGAGTAGATGAATCCTTACCATCAGATGCAGGTGCTGTATCATAAGCCTCCTTCTTCCTCTTTGTAAAGAAACAATAACCAGCTATCAAAAGCAGAACAACCACTATGGTTGACACAACAATGGGTACCACTAACACGTTTGAGTTCCCACCTTTCCCTGCTTTAAATCAGACATTATAATAAACCTAAAAATCAATGTGAAAGGCTAAAACTTTACATAGTTTTTTTGATTGATATTTTCGAGAAATAATTGGCCAAAACAGAGCTCTGACCAGGTCGCACAGGAGCTGAAACCGGAGGTGGTGGCGGTGGTGGTTGCGGGGTTTTAACGGCGGTTTCGTTGTAAAACGGGTACGTCTCGAATCTCGAATTACAATTGGGCAAAATGAAACTTCCTCCAACCCTGTCTATAGGTAACTGATTGATGGATATTTGCAGACAAGTCGTACAATCTTGTCTGGTCATGTCGGGAGTGCACTGAACCAGTCCGTAAACAGTTAGAGATGCTGTGACGTTAGCTTTCCGCGCATCGAACTTTCTAGAACTTTTCACCGCATCCGTGACGGCTTGGTTCAGGGTGGACAGGAGCACATTACTGAATCGTTCTAACTGGTTAGATGGAATCCTCTGTTCTTTCCTAAAGTCAGCTTCACCAGATCTTGTAAGGGTCGAGAGAATACGCCGGTGAGAGTATCTGAGCATGCACTCGTCGTAATAAAGCACGGCTTCTCTCTCATTCGGACAACGAGTGAATGAGTCGTTGACGGAGAAGGCGACGCAGCTGCGGCAAACTTCCGGCGAGACGTCTCCACGGCAGAGGAAAAGTCCGGCGACTCTGTCGGGGTCTTGTCCCGATGAGGCGTTTTGAAACCCGGTGGAGTAGGAAGCGTTGGGAGAAGAGAGAGAAGACAAAAGGGTTCTGAGATTGGTGGAGTAAGTGCTGTTGCTTGAGTAAGTTGTCGTATTCGGACAGTCATGGTAAACATAAGTATGGTTTTGAGCGCAAACTGTGAGGAGTGATGGGAAGAGGAAAAGGATTATGAAGTAGGTGTAAGATGACATTTGTATACTTCAGGTTTCTTCGATTTGTTTGAAGCTTGAATTTGAATATACTATGAAATAATTGATTTTGTTTTCTCTCTGATTGTATATCAGTTGGTTTCCAGTGATGGTCTTGTGAGATGTACATTGATTACAATTATGTCCACAGTGATTGGTAGCGGTCTCTGGAAGCTGCCTTGTACAGCCATCTTTTAAACCAATAATGTTTTTATTTCATATAAGCTGTAGACGGACTTTTAAAATTGAATCCAGAGCCAAAATATTTAAAAAAGAAATATGTTAGCTTTAGAAATTACTTTCTCAAGAGTTTTTGGGATGATTGGTAAATGTTGTATCTTTATATTTTTTGTTTTAGAATTTAATCGGTAAATTTATTTGCTGTACTTTTCCTTGCTGTAGATTTCTAAATCACTAATTTTTTACTCTGGAAATAAAGCTACCTATAGCCATATTTTGATTTTGCAGAAATTTTTTTGCCGTGAATTTTTTAAGGAAAGCAAAGCTCGACTGGTTGACATATATATAGCTGTAGACTAAATTTTAGATGTCCAGAGCATCTACAGCCCCAACCAATCATCCCCTTTATTTAGTGATCTGAGAAAATTTCTATAGCAAAATAAATTAAAGCCAAAGCTAAAAATTTAAAACCTAATCTTAAAGCAAAAAATAGAAAACTACAACTTCATCCAATCAAACCCACTATGTCCCGCCAACTTTATTCGTACTTTTATTTTTACTTTATGCTTTTGTGATTACATATTATAAATAAATATTTTTTTTGTATTCAAATGAAATGAAACAAATATCTATTAATAGAGTATGAAAAATGATGAATTTTGATATAATTTTTTTTATATATAACTATAATTATTATGAAATAATTGATCTTAAATAATTGAGATGAAAAAAAAATTAGTCTAATGCAACTCTTTTTCTTTCTAAATATTGATCTACTCAATATTTACCACGTCATACAAGAATAATCCTTTTTTTTTCCCGACATCCGTCGATAAGTTTCAATATTAAATTTGCCGCATCATATATTTTACTTTTACAACAAGCTACTGTAAGTTTACCGACAGTGGTTAACATTTATCAATGGTTGATAACAGTTGTTAACATTTATCAATGGTTGATAAATTCTCATAGTAAGTAGTCCGAGAACGATAAGTCAAAGTAAACGCTATGTTTTCTCAAAACCTGACATGAATTATCCGCCCAACTTCTGTTCCCTGCTTATCTATATAAACTTTTGAATTGTCCTATAACCCAATAACCAATGGCCTCCTTTCCTATTAAACGCTTTAGTTTACTTTTCGTATTAGTGACAAAGTCAAGCTATTCTTTGGTTTTTCTAGAACGCTTGGTTTATTAATGTATTAAAATTTATAAATTAGTTTTAATTAGTTTTAATAGTTTTAATGGTTCATAAATGATAATAAATATTTTAAAATATTTAATGACTTTTAATGATAAAATTCTTTAACTATTTTTGAATCGTAAAAAAAAAACTTTCAACTAAATTTTCAACATTATAAACCATCAACTTATAAACTGTTAACGTATATCACCATCCGTCACGGTTTTTTAGACGGAGGGTAAAATATGTTAACGAAATTAAAGTTGAGGGTTTATTTCACATGATTTTTAGTTGATGGTTTTATTTACGATTCATCTTTAGTTGAGAGGTTTAATTATTAAAACCTTTATTATAAATTGCTAAAGTAAAAAATCTTAGATCAAAAGAATTAGTTTCAGAAATATCGCTAGTCATCAGAATTTATTTATTAATCACAGGTCAAAGTGGATTCTTATAACTCCTACCAAAAGATGTATAACTTTTCAATTAACTTGAAATGCCAAGCTAACAAAAATTTCATTTATTGTATATATAGAATAATTTTCTGTCATCAAAATTGTACATTTTTTTTGGCAAAATAATTTATTCATCTGAAAAAAATATTTTACAAGGATGAATTAGTAGAATAACTACTATGTAAAACAAATTAACTACTCTTTCCCTCACTGCGTTTGAATGGGAGTGTGAGTGTGCTTTACTCTCAACCACATACTATTCTACTTTTAATTTACATATAGAACAAATTTAAACACATACTATAAATCTTACTATGGCTGGACACGGATCGGATATCCGAGTTTTTGAAGGTATTTGTGATTTGTTTCTTATGTTACGGATATCTAATTTTTCGATTTGCTTTGTGTTGTAGCCCTGAAATCCGTGGTTCAACCAGAGTCTCACCAAACTTCCCAAACCGACCACCTAGGAGACACCAGCGACAGACGTTCAGTCCAAGGAGCCTATCTCGACAACCAGAAGGAGTTTATCTATGAAACCAATTTTCCAAGAAGGCTAACTCATGAAGGAGTCATTGAAGCTTTGAATTTCAAGAGAAGCTTCACGGACCAAAGAGTTATGAATTTTAAAAGTCAGAGGTTTCTCAGCCCGTCCATCTGTGAGTACCCGACTTTAGAAGGAGATTCAAGCCCAAGGAAGGAGCGGCCTGAACCAAAGCCCATCATAGGATTCAAGAGGGAGCTCTCATATTTCCAACAAGCCCAATTTGAGGAGAAATGGACACGGAAATCAGAAGTTACGATCCATTCTCCAGAACCGGCCAAACCAATTTTACACTTGCCTCAATTGGAAGCTAACCGGTTCAATCAGCTTCAAACCAGACATTGGCAACAAGGAGATCATTTCAACCAATCAGGAGACATCATACACGCCCAAGAGGAGTTCTACAAGTTCATACCATACACCAGCGAACATAGGATCAAAAGGATCTTTATTAACTCCAACTTGCCTTATTTGGAAGTTCTTGCATTCAAACTCCAACAGCTCTTTTTCTTTGAGTTTATGCACGACATCAGAACCTTCCAAGCCATCCAGAAGATCCCAAGGAAGCTCTCTTATCCCTTTAAACCGTTCAGGTTCAAGAAAGATCAGATTCTTTACTTGGAGCCAAAATCCCACAAAAAGCTCCAACGACTAGTTTTCGATTACTTTCTTAGTTTTGATTTGTTTCCTTTCTATTTTGTTTTAGAACGTTAGAAACTTTGTCTCTGAGCATTATATAAGCTCATAGACGTCCATTGTAAAGAATACCCTTAATCACCAAGTTAATAAAAAGTTTATTCAGTTTTTATCAAAGATTGTTCTTTGTATAAAATATCGGTCTTTAGGATTCAAAGAGAGATTTTTTGTTGTTCTATTGATTTCGTGAGTCTAGTTTGTTTGTGAAAATCATCTAGTTTGTTTTTGAAAATCAAACAAGCTCAATACGCAGATTGAGAGAGTCAATCACTTCGATCCATCACTCCATCAGATTGAGAGATTCAATCAAACCTTCCTCCGCAAATCCACTTCAGTCCATCTTCTAATCAAGCTGAGAGTGATACACATCCAGCAGCTTGATTCCACCATATCTATCCCTTTTCTTTTTTTATTTTTCTTGTTTTATTATCATTATCATCATCATCTCATTCGTTTTCATAATTGTTTCTGTTTGCATTATAAAACTCTAAAAGCTCACAAAAATCTGTTCTCTTTGTTTCAGGTTTAAAACATTGGTTCCACAATTCTATCCATTCGTGGGTTACCCCCCACCCCCCCCTGTGCCCACAACACTTTGCTTCGAAAAAATACGGATATCCAGAAAAACTGATATCCGAAAATAAATAGATATTTGCGGATATTTACGAATACTTACGGATATCTCATCCGCTTTGATTAATACAAATAATATTAAAAAACTTAATGCAAATTTATTTTTTAATATATTTTTTGCATGATATACAAAATAAAAACTAAAAGAAATAGTGAAACTACATATTTTGTAAATTTTAAACTTAGTTAACAATTATAATAACACAAAACTTAAGAAAAAAGTTATAATTGTTTTATAAATTTTTTCTCTTTTTTTTTGTAATACTTTTATATAAGTAATAATGTGAACATAATTTGTCAAATCATATGT
This sequence is a window from Brassica oleracea var. oleracea cultivar TO1000 chromosome C1, BOL, whole genome shotgun sequence. Protein-coding genes within it:
- the LOC106306609 gene encoding cysteine-rich receptor-like protein kinase 10 isoform X2 → MSSYTYFIILFLFPSLLTVCAQNHTYVYHDCPNTTTYSSNSTYSTNLRTLLSSLSSPNASYSTGFQNASSGQDPDRVAGLFLCRGDVSPEVCRSCVAFSVNDSFTRCPNEREAVLYYDECMLRYSHRRILSTLTRSGEADFRKEQRIPSNQLERFSNVLLSTLNQAVTDAVKSSRKFDARKANVTASLTVYGLVQCTPDMTRQDCTTCLQISINQLPIDRVGGSFILPNCNSRFETYPFYNETAVKTPQPPPPPPPVSAPVRPGKGGNSNVLVVPIVVSTIVVVLLLIAGYCFFTKRKKEAYDTAPASDDEISSADSLQLDYKMIQAATNGFSESNNIGRGGFGEVYKGTFPNGTEVAVKRLSKTSGQGETNFKNEVAVVAKLQHRNLVRLLGFCLEGKERILVYEYVPNKSLDYFLFDPAKESQLDWNHRYKIIGGIARGILYLHQDSRLTIIHRDLKASNILLDTDMNPKVADFGMARIFGMDQTEENTRRIVGTYGYMSPEYAMRGQYSMKSDVYSFGVLVLEIISSKKNSSFIETEGARDLVTYAWRLWRNETPLELVAPVIVRNCQVNKVVRCIHIGLLCVQEDPANRPTLSTIVMMLSSNTVTLPVPKQPKFFTQSRPKKDLLDSEPATKSNSVSWSIDDASITELYPR
- the LOC106306609 gene encoding cysteine-rich receptor-like protein kinase 10 isoform X3 → MSSYTYFIILFLFPSLLTVCAQNHTYVYHDCPNTTTYSSNSTYSTNLRTLLSSLSSPNASYSTGFQNASSGQDPDRVAGLFLCRGDVSPEVCRSCVAFSVNDSFTRCPNEREAVLYYDECMLRYSHRRILSTLTRSGEADFRKEQRIPSNQLERFSNVLLSTLNQAVTDAVKSSRKFDARKANVTASLTVYGLVQCTPDMTRQDCTTCLQISINQLPIDRVGGSFILPNCNSRFETYPFYNETAVKTPQPPPPPPPVSAPVRPGKGGNSNVLVVPIVVSTIVVVLLLIAGYCFFTKRKKEAYDTAPASDGDEISSADSLQLDYKMIQAATNGFSESNNIGRGGFGEVYKGTFPNGTEVAVKRLSKTSGQEGKERILVYEYVPNKSLDYFLFDPAKESQLDWNHRYKIIGGIARGILYLHQDSRLTIIHRDLKASNILLDTDMNPKVADFGMARIFGMDQTEENTRRIVGTYGYMSPEYAMRGQYSMKSDVYSFGVLVLEIISSKKNSSFIETEGARDLVTYAWRLWRNETPLELVAPVIVRNCQVNKVVRCIHIGLLCVQEDPANRPTLSTIVMMLSSNTVTLPVPKQPKFFTQSRPKKDLLDSEPATKSNSVSWSIDDASITELYPR
- the LOC106306609 gene encoding cysteine-rich receptor-like protein kinase 10 isoform X1, translated to MSSYTYFIILFLFPSLLTVCAQNHTYVYHDCPNTTTYSSNSTYSTNLRTLLSSLSSPNASYSTGFQNASSGQDPDRVAGLFLCRGDVSPEVCRSCVAFSVNDSFTRCPNEREAVLYYDECMLRYSHRRILSTLTRSGEADFRKEQRIPSNQLERFSNVLLSTLNQAVTDAVKSSRKFDARKANVTASLTVYGLVQCTPDMTRQDCTTCLQISINQLPIDRVGGSFILPNCNSRFETYPFYNETAVKTPQPPPPPPPVSAPVRPGKGGNSNVLVVPIVVSTIVVVLLLIAGYCFFTKRKKEAYDTAPASDGDEISSADSLQLDYKMIQAATNGFSESNNIGRGGFGEVYKGTFPNGTEVAVKRLSKTSGQGETNFKNEVAVVAKLQHRNLVRLLGFCLEGKERILVYEYVPNKSLDYFLFDPAKESQLDWNHRYKIIGGIARGILYLHQDSRLTIIHRDLKASNILLDTDMNPKVADFGMARIFGMDQTEENTRRIVGTYGYMSPEYAMRGQYSMKSDVYSFGVLVLEIISSKKNSSFIETEGARDLVTYAWRLWRNETPLELVAPVIVRNCQVNKVVRCIHIGLLCVQEDPANRPTLSTIVMMLSSNTVTLPVPKQPKFFTQSRPKKDLLDSEPATKSNSVSWSIDDASITELYPR
- the LOC106306609 gene encoding cysteine-rich receptor-like protein kinase 10 isoform X5, whose amino-acid sequence is MSSYTYFIILFLFPSLLTVCAQNHTYVYHDCPNTTTYSSNSTYSTNLRTLLSSLSSPNASYSTGFQNASSGQDPDRVAGLFLCRGDVSPEVCRSCVAFSVNDSFTRCPNEREAVLYYDECMLRYSHRRILSTLTRSGEADFRKEQRIPSNQLERFSNVLLSTLNQAVTDAVKSSRKFDARKANVTASLTVYGLVQCTPDMTRQDCTTCLQISINQLPIDRVGGSFILPNCNSRFETYPFYNETAVKTPQPPPPPPPVSAPVRPGKGGNSNVLVVPIVVSTIVVVLLLIAGYCFFTKRKKEAYDTAPASDDEISSADSLQLDYKMIQAATNGFSESNNIGRGGFGEVYK
- the LOC106306609 gene encoding cysteine-rich receptor-like protein kinase 10 isoform X4, with translation MSSYTYFIILFLFPSLLTVCAQNHTYVYHDCPNTTTYSSNSTYSTNLRTLLSSLSSPNASYSTGFQNASSGQDPDRVAGLFLCRGDVSPEVCRSCVAFSVNDSFTRCPNEREAVLYYDECMLRYSHRRILSTLTRSGEADFRKEQRIPSNQLERFSNVLLSTLNQAVTDAVKSSRKFDARKANVTASLTVYGLVQCTPDMTRQDCTTCLQISINQLPIDRVGGSFILPNCNSRFETYPFYNETAVKTPQPPPPPPPVSAPVRPGKGGNSNVLVVPIVVSTIVVVLLLIAGYCFFTKRKKEAYDTAPASDGDEISSADSLQLDYKMIQAATNGFSESNNIGRGGFGEVYK